Proteins from a genomic interval of Polaribacter sejongensis:
- a CDS encoding DNA-binding response regulator gives MFKKVLVVEDFDVINSGIKMALEGLNIEEVDYISYCDEAFLKIKKAFLEGVPYQLIISDLSFESDGTPQELKSGDELIEKIRQEFSDLKIIVFSVEDKSYRIQNLYKSLKIQGYVWKSRNGLKDLRKAIDVVSTSDQFYISPDLSTAIHPKKTIEITDSDILLIEYLSKGLLQEAISKELKEKGISPSSISAIEKRLRILKEHFNANNPTHLVAIAKDLGLI, from the coding sequence ATGTTTAAAAAAGTTTTAGTTGTAGAAGATTTTGATGTAATTAATAGCGGAATAAAAATGGCGCTAGAGGGGTTAAACATAGAAGAAGTAGATTATATTTCTTATTGTGACGAAGCTTTTCTTAAAATTAAAAAAGCTTTTTTAGAAGGAGTACCTTATCAATTAATTATTTCTGATTTATCTTTTGAAAGTGATGGAACTCCACAAGAATTAAAATCGGGTGATGAACTTATAGAAAAAATTAGACAAGAATTTTCTGATTTGAAAATTATTGTTTTTTCAGTAGAAGATAAATCATATAGAATTCAAAATTTATACAAAAGTCTAAAAATTCAAGGGTATGTTTGGAAAAGTAGAAATGGATTAAAAGATTTAAGAAAAGCAATTGATGTTGTTTCTACATCAGATCAGTTTTATATTTCTCCGGATTTAAGCACTGCAATTCACCCAAAAAAAACGATTGAAATTACAGACTCAGACATTCTTTTAATAGAATATTTGTCTAAAGGGTTGCTGCAAGAAGCTATTAGTAAAGAATTAAAAGAAAAAGGGATATCACCTTCTAGTATTAGCGCAATAGAAAAAAGGTTAAGAATTTTAAAAGAACATTTTAATGCCAATAATCCTACGCATTTAGTAGCAATTGCTAAAGATTTAGGACTTATTTAG
- a CDS encoding DinB family protein, translated as MIEAIEKNLQRGICLLNTISNEQYSDSSVAPYFSSIGCHMRHILDVFSCVFEGIETKSIYLNKRNRNELLELHTQLGIEYFNETIQKLKEINTSSLENTMLVTDDLGLGVKSVNYTLAAILMQAHSHAIHHFASIGYIIYQLGIELPDADFGFNPTTPKVSIERS; from the coding sequence ATGATTGAGGCTATAGAGAAAAACTTACAAAGGGGAATATGTTTATTAAATACAATTTCTAATGAACAATATTCAGACAGCTCTGTAGCTCCTTATTTCTCTAGCATAGGTTGCCATATGCGCCATATCTTAGATGTATTTTCTTGTGTTTTCGAAGGGATAGAAACAAAATCTATTTATTTAAATAAAAGAAATAGAAACGAATTATTAGAATTACATACGCAATTAGGAATTGAATATTTTAATGAAACAATTCAAAAATTAAAAGAAATTAATACTTCAAGTTTAGAAAATACAATGCTTGTTACAGATGATTTAGGCTTAGGAGTAAAATCTGTAAATTATACTTTGGCGGCTATACTAATGCAAGCACACAGTCATGCAATTCATCATTTTGCAAGTATAGGTTATATTATTTATCAATTAGGAATAGAATTACCAGACGCAGATTTTGGGTTTAACCCAACTACGCCAAAAGTAAGTATAGAAAGAAGTTAG